The region GCTCACGCCCTTTAGCGAAACCGACCAAGCCATCGCCTTGGCCATTATCGATGCCATCGATGAGGCCGGTTATTTAAGTTTAGATATAGACGGCATTTTGGCCTCTGTGAGCGGTGGCGAGCAGCATATAGAAGCGGACGAAATAGAGGCGGTACTGAAACGTATTCAGCACTTTGATCCGTTAGGCGTGGCGGCACGCAGCGTACAAGAGTGTTTGCGTATTCAGCTGGAAGCCCTGCCCGCCGCAACGCCTTGGTTAACTGAAGCACAGCTGCTGATTGAGCAGCACATGGACTTGCTCGGTAATCGCGACTATCGCACCCTGCAGCGCCTGACCAAGCTTAAAGAAGATGAGCTCAGAGATGTATTGGCCTTAATTCAGCAACTTGAACCTCGCCCTGGCAATAACTTGCTGCAACACAACTCTGAGTATGTCATTCCCGATGTAGTGGTCACCAAGCAGCAAGGGGTGTGGAAAGCTGAGCTTAATATGGAGGCGCTGCCCAAGGTGCGGTTAAATCAAACCTATGCGGCCATGGGGCAGAGCAAGCAAGGCAGCGATGGCCAGTTTATTCGCCAACATACCCAAGATGCTAAGTGGTTTATCAAAAGTTTAGAAAGCAGAAATGAGACCTTGCTCAAGGTTGCTAATTGTATTGTCGACCAACAACAGGCATTCTTTGAGTACGGAGCCGAGGCCATGAAACCCATGGTGCTCAATCAGGTAGCGGAAGTGGTTGAGATGCACGAATCGACTATTTCCCGCGTCACTACTCAAAAATTTCTGCATTCGCCCAAGGGTGTGTTTGAGTTAAAATATTTTTTCTCTAGCCATGTGGCCACCGAAAGTGGCGGAGAATGCTCTTCTACGGCGATTCGTGCCTTTATTAAGAAATTAGTCGGGGCAGAAAATCCGGTTAAGCCATTGAGCGACAGTAAAATCGCGCAATTATTAGCCGAACAGGGGATACAGGTGGCCAGACGGACCATAGCCAAGTATCGTGAGTCGTTGGCCATCCCCCCTTCCAATCAGCGCAAACGCCTGTTGTAAGGTGAACCAATAAGGAAGACTTTATGCAAATAAATCTGACTGGCCACCATGTAAATATCACAGACTCATTACGTGACTATGTGCACAGCAAATTCGCCAAGCTGGAACGTCATTTCGATAATATCACCATAGTGCACGTGGTACTGACGTTGGAAAAACTGCAGCAAATTGCCGAAGCCAAAATTAATCTGAGTGGAGGTGAAATTTTTGCCACTTGTCAGCAAGATGACATGTACGCTGCCATCGACGGTTTGTTTGACAAACTCGATCGCCAAGTTATTAAACACAAAGAGAAGCTAAAGCAAAAATAACTATGGAAGTCGCCGATATATTAAGCAGAGATTGCACGCGTAGTGCCATCCCCTGCACAAGCAAAAAACGGGCGCTGGAAATTATCAGTGAACTCGCAGCCCAACACCTCAACATCAGCAGTCAACAATTGTTTGACTGCCTTTTGGCACGGGAAAAAATGGGCAGTACGGGTATAGGTAACGGTATTGCCATTCCTCATGGCCGCATTAGCAATGACAATCAAGCCACGGCCGTGCTGCTTACCTTTGCCGAGCCGGTAGAGTTTGATGCCATCGATAACCAGCCGGTTAGCCTGGTTTTTGCCTTGCTGGTCCCTGAGCAAGAGTGCAAACAACACCTCAAAACCCTGTCATTGATTGCCGAAAAGCTCAGTGACAAACAGATTTGTAAGCAATTACGTCAAGCCAGCAGCGATGACGAGCTTTATCAAATTATGATTTCTTCTTAAGGAGCATACAATGCAGCTGGTGATCGTCAGTGGTCGTTCTGGTTCGGGCAAAACCGTGGCCTTGCGGGTGCTCGAAGATTTAGGCTATTACTGCGTTGATAACCTGCCCGTAGAGCTGCTACCGAGCCTCGTTAAGATGCGCCTCGATAAGCCAGGTGAAGTCGCTGTCAGCATAGATGTGCGCAACCTCCCCGACAGCCCCGAGAAAATGGATGAGTGCTTGAATGAGGTGCGCGCCATGGAAGGCGTGAGCTTATCGAGCATTTTTATTGATGCCGATAACGCCGCGCTCATTCGCCGCTTCGGTGATACCCGCCGCTTACACCCCTTGTCGCGCTTGAGTTTGACGCTGGATGAAGCAATCCGCGAAGAAACCCATCTGCTGTCACCTTTGTCGTCGGAAGCGGACTTGCGCATCGATACCTCAGACTTAAGCATTCATGACTTAAGTGAAATTATTCGCGCCCGTATCTTGGGTAAAAAAGAGCGCGAACTAAACTGGGTATTTGAGTCGTTTGGCTACAAGTTTGGTATTTCTCAAGATGCAGACTTCGTATTCGACGCCCGCTTCTTACCTAACCCTCATTGGATAGACGAGCTCAGGCCCTTTAACGGCCGCGATGAGCCGGTGGCCACTTATTTAAACAGCCAGCTCGAAGTCACTAAATACCTGTGGCAAATTGAAAACCTGCTGGTGACTTGGATGCCGCATTTAGAGCGCAATAACCGCAGCTACGTCACCGTCGCCATTGGCTGTACTGGCGGCAAACACAGATCCGTCTATTTAGTCGAGCAACTCGCTGCGTCATTCAAAAAGATGGGCAAAAGCGTACAATTACGCCACCGGTCGCTGGAAAAACAGCATGCAAAAAATTGAGCGCGACTTAAAAATTGTCAACAAGCTCGGCTTACATGCCAGAGCCGCCGTACAGTTAGTACAAGTCACCGAACAATTTGCTGCCACCGTCACCGTCACCGTCTGCAGCCAAGGCAAGCGCGCCCCCGCCAACAGCGTGATGGGGTTGTTAATGCTAGAGACCGCTCAAGGTCACGCCATTCGCGTGGTCGCCGAAGGTAAAGACGCCGCCGCCGCCATGGAAGCCGTGGCCGAGCTAGTGGCAGCACGCTTTAATGAAGCGGAATAAGAGATAGCGCCGAGCTGAACAAAGAACGGAGTTTATCTTGATGCCGTCTTCCTGACGTACGTCAGGATCTCGATTTTATCTTTGTTATTTTCACACAAACAAAAGCCCCGCATCTTCCGATGCGGGGCTTTTGTTTTTAGCTTGGTGCTGAGCGCTTGGTGCCCGACGCTATACTACTGCCCACCAATCTTCATTTCATTGATCAGCACAGAGCCCGTCAGCAGGCTGGAGCGCAGTTCGGTGTCGGTGCCAATGGCTTGAATGCCTTGATACATGTCTTTGAGGTTACCGGCGATGGTGATCTCTTCCACCGGATAGGCGATTTCGCCGTTTTCAACCCAAAAACCTGCCGCACCCCGTGAGTAATCGCCGGTGACGATATTCACGCCTTGGCCCATCATCTCGGTAACCAGTAAGCCGGTGCCCATCATCTTTAATAGCTGCTCAAAGCTTTGGCCGGTGTTGGCTACGTTCCAGTTATGGATGCCACCTGCATGCCCAGTCAACGCCATGTCTAGCTTGCGCGCCGAATAGCTGGTCAACAGATAGGTTTGCAGTTTACCTTGCTCGATAATGCGACGCTCAACGGTGCGCACGCCTTCGTTATCAAACGGCGAGCTGGCTAAGCCTTTATGTAAATGGGGCTGTTCGTGAATATCAAACCAGTCCGGGAAGATTTGCTCGCCCAGTGAGTCGAGTAAGAAAGACGACTCTCGATACAAGTTGCCACCGCTAATACCCATCACCAAATGGCCAAACAGGCTGGCGGCGACGTCTGGGTGAAACAATACCGGAGCCCGAGTAGTGCCGATTTTTCGAGCACCCAAACGGCCTAAGGTACGGCTCACGGCTTCGTCTGCTACCTGCTCTGGCGTCCAGAGATCGCCAAGGCTGCGCGCCGAGGTATAACCGTATTCACGCTGCATATCGCCATCTTGCTCGCCAATCAGCATGCAACTGATGCCAAAGCGACTGCCGGCATAACCTTTAATAAAGCCATGGCTGTTGCCGTAGACCTTAATGCCCACATTGCTAGAGAAGCTGGCGCCGTCGGACTGCTTAATACGCGGGTCGCGATTCAGCGCATGTTGCTCGCAGCGCAATGCCAAGGC is a window of Oceanisphaera sp. IT1-181 DNA encoding:
- the ptsN gene encoding PTS IIA-like nitrogen regulatory protein PtsN, yielding MEVADILSRDCTRSAIPCTSKKRALEIISELAAQHLNISSQQLFDCLLAREKMGSTGIGNGIAIPHGRISNDNQATAVLLTFAEPVEFDAIDNQPVSLVFALLVPEQECKQHLKTLSLIAEKLSDKQICKQLRQASSDDELYQIMISS
- the hpf gene encoding ribosome hibernation promoting factor; amino-acid sequence: MQINLTGHHVNITDSLRDYVHSKFAKLERHFDNITIVHVVLTLEKLQQIAEAKINLSGGEIFATCQQDDMYAAIDGLFDKLDRQVIKHKEKLKQK
- the rapZ gene encoding RNase adapter RapZ gives rise to the protein MQLVIVSGRSGSGKTVALRVLEDLGYYCVDNLPVELLPSLVKMRLDKPGEVAVSIDVRNLPDSPEKMDECLNEVRAMEGVSLSSIFIDADNAALIRRFGDTRRLHPLSRLSLTLDEAIREETHLLSPLSSEADLRIDTSDLSIHDLSEIIRARILGKKERELNWVFESFGYKFGISQDADFVFDARFLPNPHWIDELRPFNGRDEPVATYLNSQLEVTKYLWQIENLLVTWMPHLERNNRSYVTVAIGCTGGKHRSVYLVEQLAASFKKMGKSVQLRHRSLEKQHAKN
- the pmbA gene encoding metalloprotease PmbA; amino-acid sequence: MTPADIQTEQRQLELAVEQALASAKRLGADTAEVSISRQTGLSVNTRNGELENIEFNKDGALGIAVYRDGRKGSASTSDLRPDAIARTVAAALDISRYTNPDPYSGLAPADDLAWDAPELELCFPEQLEPADGIALALRCEQHALNRDPRIKQSDGASFSSNVGIKVYGNSHGFIKGYAGSRFGISCMLIGEQDGDMQREYGYTSARSLGDLWTPEQVADEAVSRTLGRLGARKIGTTRAPVLFHPDVAASLFGHLVMGISGGNLYRESSFLLDSLGEQIFPDWFDIHEQPHLHKGLASSPFDNEGVRTVERRIIEQGKLQTYLLTSYSARKLDMALTGHAGGIHNWNVANTGQSFEQLLKMMGTGLLVTEMMGQGVNIVTGDYSRGAAGFWVENGEIAYPVEEITIAGNLKDMYQGIQAIGTDTELRSSLLTGSVLINEMKIGGQ
- a CDS encoding RNA polymerase factor sigma-54; amino-acid sequence: MGQQLTMTPQLQQAIRLLQLSTLELQQEIQLALENNPLLEQEEAEEHEYDDAELDPLPSSPDEQLATDKAMEQHTLSDEMPMDTQWDDIYTASAGTSGTGGLPAGVEDTVYQGETTETLQDYLLWQMQLTPFSETDQAIALAIIDAIDEAGYLSLDIDGILASVSGGEQHIEADEIEAVLKRIQHFDPLGVAARSVQECLRIQLEALPAATPWLTEAQLLIEQHMDLLGNRDYRTLQRLTKLKEDELRDVLALIQQLEPRPGNNLLQHNSEYVIPDVVVTKQQGVWKAELNMEALPKVRLNQTYAAMGQSKQGSDGQFIRQHTQDAKWFIKSLESRNETLLKVANCIVDQQQAFFEYGAEAMKPMVLNQVAEVVEMHESTISRVTTQKFLHSPKGVFELKYFFSSHVATESGGECSSTAIRAFIKKLVGAENPVKPLSDSKIAQLLAEQGIQVARRTIAKYRESLAIPPSNQRKRLL
- a CDS encoding HPr family phosphocarrier protein, whose translation is MQKIERDLKIVNKLGLHARAAVQLVQVTEQFAATVTVTVCSQGKRAPANSVMGLLMLETAQGHAIRVVAEGKDAAAAMEAVAELVAARFNEAE